In one window of Spodoptera frugiperda isolate SF20-4 chromosome 11, AGI-APGP_CSIRO_Sfru_2.0, whole genome shotgun sequence DNA:
- the LOC118274794 gene encoding uncharacterized protein KIAA2013 homolog, with amino-acid sequence MERFRSIVADMSRRAGDVLRRINRLADGPMTRKKLVILVLVVIFLCLYAGPTLLNWLFGPESTKGHQNVCVKNFMNPFETGLNEYDVYVRQESLAAMNSLSHNYVPYVGNGLMGLALEHVPHLNIKHGRTLSLPLYYHPLYVIDDYEIKEFTVAEYKKGIVHRFQCSNSGLQASYQYYAHRTIPSLFVQEIWINNPTSTDKNLRLTTPRVSDWPTSVMQTIKLHQGVDAKEYEVVTGMIPIPDSENVIAAAVVCRKMGNTLRVEARDGLDILILTTVQYSKPIQKSEYASQKDIVEKKAIEEMEKAIALTGDRTAVKKLRENHARVWQGLWYTGFYISDSKAEGIINGDRINATIYAILSQVRSYEHEDNIKASTKSDIMRSLTYSEGCYEGHSTLDAFNLWKPLNSLSNLNTVASIWLLTLEKQGCHNLLKAGASGVNQAMILSFGSLRFSNQHLEYNIHPSKLHRDFLFRRLNYGNMTHVNISVIVQEDNKAAIFVALDRSDKTYYACDAGCLDSPVQLGPYRKYFPVKLTEPLTAILYITADKQHMEDLRHAIHVREVVEAPAHDNHVIALHKHGHSLGGLNPLFWISIIVLIVVFHLFLCRIIMNEFCDNGVSYRRLYNKP; translated from the coding sequence ATGGAAAGATTCCGTTCTATCGTCGCAGACATGAGTCGTCGTGCCGGGGATGTTTTGAGGCGTATCAACAGATTGGCTGATGGACCCATGACGAGAAAGAAGCTGGTTATATTAGTGCTGGTTGTTATATTCTTATGTCTATATGCTGGACCTACATTACTGAACTGGTTGTTCGGTCCGGAGAGTACAAAAGGCCACCAGAATGTATGTGTTAAAAATTTCATGAATCCTTTCGAGACTGGTCTGAATGAATACGACGTGTACGTGAGACAAGAATCACTGGCGGCAATGAACTCGCTCAGTCATAACTATGTGCCTTATGTCGGGAATGGCTTAATGGGTCTAGCACTGGAACATGTGCCTCATCTGAACATAAAACACGGGAGAACTCTCTCACTGCCTCTCTACTACCATCCTTTGTACGTTATAGACGACTACGAAATCAAAGAATTTACTGTAGCTGAGTATAAGAAGGGCATTGTACACAGATTTCAGTGTTCTAATTCAGGCTTGCAGGCATCTTATCAGTATTATGCACATAGAACAATACCCTCATTGTTTGTGCAAGAGATTTGGATTAATAATCCAACTAGCACAGATAAGAACTTACGACTGACAACTCCTAGAGTGTCTGACTGGCCTACATCTGTTATGCAGACCATAAAGTTACACCAAGGAGTTGACGCAAAGGAGTATGAGGTAGTGACTGGTATGATACCAATACCGGACAGTGAGAATGTGATTGCTGCTGCGGTTGTGTGTCGGAAAATGGGCAATACACTACGAGTAGAGGCCAGAGATGGGCTTGACATCCTTATACTAACCACAGTACAGTACAGCAAGCCAATACAGAAGTCCGAGTATGCTTCACAGAAAGACATTGTTGAGAAGAAGGCTATTGAAGAAATGGAAAAGGCTATAGCCCTCACTGGGGACAGGACAGCTGTGAAGAAGCTCAGAGAGAACCATGCTAGAGTGTGGCAGGGACTCTGGTACACAGGATTCTACATCTCGGACTCAAAAGCTGAAGGCATTATCAACGGAGACAGGATTAATGCTACTATCTATGCTATACTATCTCAAGTACGGAGCTATGAACATGAAGACAATATTAAAGCTAGTACAAAGTCTGACATCATGAGGAGTTTGACATACTCGGAAGGCTGTTATGAAGGTCATTCAACTCTTGATGCATTCAATCTATGGAAACCATTGAACTCTTTGTCCAATCTGAATACAGTAGCCAGTATTTGGTTACTAACACTGGAAAAACAAGGATGCCATAATCTGCTTAAAGCTGGAGCAAGTGGTGTCAACCAGGCAATGATTCTAAGCTTTGGCAGTTTGCGCTTCAGTAATCAGCATCTTGAATATAACATTCACCCTTCGAAGTTACATAGAGATTTCCTGTTCCGTCGACTCAATTATGGCAATATGACGCATGTGAATATCAGTGTTATCGTACAGGAAGACAATAAAGCAGCTATCTTTGTGGCGTTGGACCGCTCAGATAAGACTTACTATGCTTGCGATGCAGGATGCTTGGACTCCCCTGTGCAATTAGGACCTTATAGAAAGTACTTCCCAGTCAAATTGACTGAGCCTTTGACTGCTATACTGTACATAACAGCAGACAAGCAGCATATGGAGGACCTGAGACATGCTATACATGTGAGAGAAGTTGTGGAAGCTCCTGCTCATGACAACCATGTCATAGCCCTGCATAAACACGGGCACAGCTTAGGAGGTCTCAATCCTCTGTTCTGGATATCAATTATAGTTCTTATTGTGGTCTTCCATTTATTCTTGTGCAGAATAATCATGAACGAATTTTGTGATAACGGAGTCAGTTATAGGAGGCTCTACAACAAACCTTGA